The Equus asinus isolate D_3611 breed Donkey chromosome 22, EquAss-T2T_v2, whole genome shotgun sequence genome has a segment encoding these proteins:
- the DCTN2 gene encoding dynactin subunit 2 produces the protein MADPKYADLPGIARNEPDVYETSDLPEDDQAEFDAEELTSTSVEHIIVNPNAAYDKFKDKRVGTRGLDFSDRIGKTKRTGYESGDYEMLGEGLGVKETPQQKYQRLLHEVQELTAEVEKIKTTVKESATEEKLTPVVLAKQLAALKQQLVASHLEKLLGPDATINLTDPDGALAKRLLLQLEATKNSRGAGSGGKTTTETPADSSLVTYELHSRPEQDRFSQAAKVAELEKRLTELEATVRCDQDAQNPLSGGLQGACLMETVELLQAKVSALDLAVLDQVEARLQSVLGKVNEIAKHKASVEDADTQSKVHQLYETIQRWSPIASTLPELVQRLVTIKQLHEQAMQFGQLLTHLDTTQQMIASSLKDNTTLLTQVQTTMRENLSTIEGNFANIDERMKKLAK, from the exons ATGGCGGACCCTAAATACGCCGACCTCCCCGGCATT GCCAGGAACGAGCCAGATGTTTATGAAACCAGCGACTTACCTGAGGATGATCAAGCGGAGTTTGATGCG GAGGAGCTGACGAGCACAAGTGTGGAGCATATCATTGTCAATCCCAATGCTGCCTATGACAAGTTCAAAGACAAGAGAGTGGGAACAAGGGGACTTG ATTTCTCGGATCGTATTGGAAAAACCAAGAGGACAGGATATGAATCTGGAGACTATGAGATg CTTGGAGAGGGTCTGGGAGTGAAGGAGACACCCCAGCAAAAGTACCAGCGACTACTGCATGAGGTCCAAGAGCTGACAGCTGAAGTTGAAAAAATCAAG ACAACAGTGAAGGAATCAGCCACTGAGGAGAAGCTGACCCCTGTGGTGCTGGCTAAACAGCTGGCAGCCCTGAAGCAACAGCTGGTTGCTTCCCACCTGGAGAAGCTGCTGGGACCAGATGCAACAATCAACCTTACTGACCCCGATGGAGCTCTGGCTAA ACGCCTACTGCTGCAGCTGGAAGCAACAAAGAACAGCAGAGGGGCTGGTTCAGGGGGAAAGACCACCACTGAGACCCCCGCAGACAGCAGCCTTGTCACTTACGAACTACATTCTCGGCCTGAGCAGGACAGGTTCTCTCAAGCTGCCAAA GTTGCAGAACTTGAGAAGCGCCtgacagagctggaagcaactgTACGGTGTGATCAGGATGCTCAG AATCCCCTTTCTGGAGGTCTACAGGGAGCCTGTCTTATG gagacTGTAGAGCTGTTGCAGGCAAAGGTGAGCGCCCTGGACCTTGCAGTTTTGGACCAAGTGGAGGCTCGGCTACAG agtgtcctggGAAAGGTGAATGAGATTGCCAAGCATAAAGCCTCTGTAGAGGATGCAGATACACAAAGCAAG GTGCACCAGCTATATGAAACCATACAGCGCTGGAGCCCCATCGCCTCCACCCTTCCTGAGCTGGTGCAGAGACTTGTCACCATCAAGCAGCTGCATGAGCAAG CCATGCAGTTTGGGCAGCTCCTGACACACTTGGATACCACACAGCAGATGATTGCTAGTTCCCTCAAGGACAATACTACCCTCTTGACCCAG GTGCAGACAACCATGCGTGAGAACCTGTCCACAATTGAAGGGAATTTTGCCAACATTGATGAACGGATGAAGAAGCTTGCAAAGTGA